The Pseudomonas kermanshahensis genome includes a window with the following:
- a CDS encoding DNA polymerase II has product MELQQGFVLTRHWHDTPEGTCVEFWLATDQGPRQLRLAPQVSVAFIAQAQAEHARVLLANEPGVELKPLQLRDFDQRPVLGLYCRQHRQLMQLEQRLRNAGVEVYEADIRPPERYLMERFITAPVQFTGQPDAHGVLCDAQLKPLPDYRPPLRLVSLDIETSERGELYSIALEGCGQRQVYMVGPANGDSSVVDFDLQYCDDPAALLDCLNQWMARHDPDAIIGWNLVQFDLRLLHEHAKHLQVPLALGRNGALMTLRTHASGGHVFADAPGRLLIDGIEALRSATWSFPSFSLESVAQTLLGEGKAISTPYQRMDEINRMFAEDKPSLARYNLKDCELVTRIFAHTRLLEFLLERASVTGLAVDRSGGSVAAFCHLYIPQMHRLGFVAPNLGSRPDEASPGGFVMDSRPGLYDSVLVLDYKSLYPSIIRTFLIDPVGLVEGLRQPDPQHAVEGFRGGRFSRSQHCLPAIVERVWQGREAAKRAGNAPLSQALKIIMNAFYGVLGSSGCRFFDPRLASSITMRGHQIMRQTRELIEARGFDVIYGDTDSTFVWLKGAHDEDAAARIGRELVAEVNHWWRRHLSDSMGLESALELQFETHYRRFLMPTIRGTEEGSKKRYAGLVQRADGSEEMVYKGLESVRTDWSPLAREFQQALYGRIFRGQPYRDYVRQYVQQTLAGEFDELMVYRKRLRRPLADYQRNVPPHVRAARLADEYNSRLGRPRQYQNGGWISYLMTTAGPEPLESLQAPIDYEHYLSRQLQPVADAILPFVGDDFAALTGRQLQLF; this is encoded by the coding sequence GTGGAATTGCAGCAGGGCTTTGTCCTGACCCGGCATTGGCATGACACACCCGAAGGCACGTGCGTGGAGTTCTGGCTGGCGACGGACCAGGGCCCGCGCCAGCTGCGCCTGGCGCCGCAAGTCTCGGTGGCGTTCATCGCGCAGGCGCAGGCTGAACATGCGCGCGTGCTGCTGGCCAACGAGCCGGGTGTCGAGCTTAAGCCCTTGCAACTGCGCGACTTCGATCAGCGCCCGGTGCTGGGCTTGTACTGCCGCCAGCATCGCCAGTTGATGCAACTGGAGCAACGTCTGCGCAACGCCGGCGTCGAGGTGTACGAAGCCGATATCCGCCCGCCCGAGCGCTACCTGATGGAGCGCTTCATCACGGCCCCGGTGCAGTTCACTGGCCAGCCAGACGCCCACGGCGTGCTCTGCGACGCACAGCTCAAGCCACTGCCAGACTACCGACCGCCGCTGCGCCTGGTGTCGCTGGATATCGAAACCAGCGAGCGCGGCGAGCTTTACAGCATCGCCCTCGAAGGCTGCGGCCAGCGCCAGGTGTACATGGTCGGCCCGGCCAATGGCGACAGCAGCGTGGTGGACTTCGACCTGCAGTACTGCGACGACCCTGCCGCGCTGCTCGATTGCCTCAACCAATGGATGGCCCGCCACGACCCAGATGCGATCATCGGCTGGAACCTGGTGCAGTTCGACCTGCGCCTGTTGCACGAACACGCCAAGCACCTGCAGGTGCCTTTGGCCCTAGGCCGCAACGGCGCGCTCATGACCTTGCGCACTCACGCCAGCGGCGGCCACGTGTTCGCCGATGCCCCTGGGCGCTTGCTGATCGACGGCATCGAAGCCTTGCGTTCGGCAACCTGGAGCTTCCCGTCGTTCAGCCTGGAGAGCGTTGCCCAAACGCTGCTGGGTGAGGGCAAGGCGATCAGCACGCCCTACCAGCGCATGGATGAAATCAACCGCATGTTCGCCGAGGACAAACCGTCGTTGGCGCGCTACAACCTCAAGGACTGCGAACTGGTCACGCGCATCTTCGCCCACACCCGGCTGCTCGAGTTCCTGCTCGAACGCGCCTCGGTCACCGGCTTGGCCGTGGACCGAAGCGGCGGTTCGGTGGCCGCGTTCTGCCATTTGTACATACCGCAGATGCACCGTTTGGGCTTTGTCGCGCCCAACCTCGGCAGCCGCCCAGACGAAGCCAGCCCCGGCGGTTTTGTCATGGATTCGCGCCCTGGCCTCTACGATTCGGTGCTGGTGCTGGACTACAAGAGCCTGTACCCCTCGATCATCCGTACCTTCCTGATCGACCCGGTGGGCCTCGTCGAAGGCTTGCGTCAGCCCGACCCGCAACATGCGGTCGAAGGTTTTCGCGGGGGGCGCTTTTCGCGCAGCCAGCACTGCCTGCCGGCCATTGTCGAGCGGGTATGGCAGGGCAGGGAGGCGGCCAAGCGCGCGGGCAACGCGCCGCTGTCGCAAGCCCTCAAAATCATCATGAATGCCTTCTACGGCGTACTGGGCTCCAGTGGCTGCCGCTTCTTCGACCCGCGCCTGGCATCGTCGATCACAATGCGCGGGCACCAGATCATGCGCCAGACCCGCGAACTGATCGAAGCCCGCGGTTTCGATGTGATCTATGGCGATACTGATTCCACCTTCGTCTGGCTCAAAGGCGCCCATGACGAGGATGCTGCAGCGCGCATCGGCCGCGAGCTGGTGGCCGAGGTCAACCACTGGTGGCGCCGGCACTTGAGTGATTCGATGGGCCTGGAGAGTGCCCTGGAGTTGCAGTTCGAAACCCATTACCGACGCTTTCTGATGCCGACCATCCGCGGTACCGAAGAAGGCAGCAAGAAGCGCTACGCGGGGCTGGTGCAGCGCGCCGATGGCAGCGAGGAGATGGTCTACAAAGGCCTGGAGTCGGTACGCACCGACTGGTCGCCGCTGGCCCGGGAATTTCAGCAGGCGCTTTACGGGCGGATCTTCCGTGGTCAACCGTACCGCGACTATGTGCGCCAGTACGTGCAGCAGACCTTGGCCGGCGAATTCGATGAGCTGATGGTGTACCGCAAGCGCTTGCGTCGTCCGCTGGCCGATTACCAGCGTAACGTGCCGCCGCATGTGCGCGCCGCGCGCCTGGCCGATGAGTACAACAGCCGCCTCGGCCGCCCCCGGCAGTACCAGAACGGCGGCTGGATCAGCTACCTGATGACCACCGCCGGCCCTGAACCCTTGGAGAGCCTGCAGGCACCCATCGATTACGAGCATTACCTGAGCCGCCAACTGCAACCGGTGGCCGACGCCATCCTGCCCTTCGTCGGGGATGATTTCGCGGCGTTGACCGGCCGCCAGCTACAGCTGTTCTAA
- a CDS encoding MFS transporter, with protein sequence MSQTSSAPLLGDSAERLPLSGLLALAMTGFIAILSETLPAGLLDQIAGGMAISQAMAGQWVTAYALGSLLTAIPLVTLTQGWYRRRALLLAIGGFVLFNGLTALSSSNALTLVLRFFTGAAAGLAWGLIAGHARRMVPVALQGRAMAVAMLGQPIALSLGLPIGTWLGALLGWRATFVVVTVVALLLVVWVLRAVPDYPGQAAGKRPAALQVLRTPGVALVLLVIMTWILGHNILYTYIVALLAAAGMAAEIGQVLMVFGLSALAGIGLVGLLVDRHLRTLVLLSLAGFAVATLMLGQASSWALYLSIALWGVTYGGAPTLLQTACADAAGEGGDVAQSMLVTAWNSAIALGGIIGGLLLTGAGVAWFGPVALVLIGLAWLLAWAGRRGGFKAGSR encoded by the coding sequence ATGTCCCAGACTTCTTCCGCACCGCTACTGGGTGACAGCGCCGAGCGCTTACCTTTGAGCGGCCTGCTGGCCCTGGCTATGACCGGCTTCATTGCCATCCTCAGCGAAACCCTGCCTGCCGGCCTGCTGGACCAGATCGCCGGCGGCATGGCGATCAGTCAGGCCATGGCCGGGCAGTGGGTCACGGCGTATGCATTGGGCTCGCTGCTGACGGCCATCCCGCTGGTGACCCTGACCCAAGGCTGGTATCGCCGCCGTGCACTGCTGCTGGCGATTGGTGGCTTCGTGCTGTTCAACGGGTTGACGGCCTTGTCGTCGTCCAATGCCCTTACCCTGGTGCTGCGCTTTTTCACCGGTGCCGCAGCCGGCCTGGCTTGGGGATTGATTGCCGGCCATGCCCGGCGCATGGTGCCGGTGGCCTTGCAGGGGCGGGCGATGGCGGTGGCCATGCTCGGCCAGCCGATAGCCTTGTCCCTCGGCTTGCCCATCGGCACCTGGTTGGGAGCACTGCTGGGGTGGCGGGCCACCTTTGTCGTGGTCACTGTGGTGGCGCTGCTGCTGGTCGTCTGGGTGTTGCGCGCTGTGCCGGACTACCCGGGGCAGGCAGCCGGCAAGCGACCGGCGGCGCTGCAGGTGTTGCGCACACCTGGCGTGGCGTTGGTGCTGTTGGTGATCATGACCTGGATCCTCGGCCACAACATTCTCTATACCTACATCGTGGCGCTGCTGGCGGCGGCGGGGATGGCCGCCGAAATCGGCCAGGTGTTGATGGTGTTCGGCTTGTCGGCGCTGGCGGGCATCGGCCTGGTCGGGCTATTGGTCGATCGGCACCTGCGCACGCTGGTGCTGCTCAGCCTGGCCGGTTTTGCCGTGGCCACGCTAATGCTGGGGCAGGCGTCCTCGTGGGCCCTGTACCTGAGCATCGCGCTGTGGGGTGTGACCTACGGCGGCGCGCCAACACTGTTGCAGACGGCCTGCGCAGATGCAGCGGGCGAGGGCGGTGACGTGGCGCAGTCGATGCTGGTGACGGCGTGGAACAGCGCCATCGCCTTGGGCGGGATTATCGGCGGGTTGCTGCTGACCGGGGCAGGTGTCGCCTGGTTTGGCCCCGTGGCGCTGGTATTGATAGGCCTGGCGTGGCTGCTGGCCTGGGCAGGGCGCCGTGGCGGGTTCAAGGCCGGTTCTCGATAG